GGATCCACGGACCGTTCCACGAAGCGATCGGCAACACGGCTTCTGGCCAGTTCGGCCATGATGGTGTCGCCGAACATATCAGTCGAAAGCCGCCCCAGATAGCCGACGGATGCCCCGAGGCGGCCGGCGGTCATGGCGACGTTGAACGGCGACCCGCCGACGCAGGGCCGGTAAGCCGGATCGCCATCGACAGACCGCGCCGGAACGAAGTCGATCAGGGCTTCACCGCAACTGATGAACATTCCCACCTGTGCCACTCCCATTCCAACTTTACACCCGCGACGGTAGACGAGCGGCGAAGCTGATGCAATCTTCTGGTCGCGCATTGTGGGGCGCGCGGCGCATCATCGTCATCCCGCTGCCTGGCGCACGATCGCGATCACCCGATCGATCTCGGCGTCGGTCAGATAGGGATGCATGGGCAGGCTGAGTACCCGATGAGCAAGCCCTTCGGTCACCGGCAGCGAGCCGGGCCCATCACTGTACTCGCGAAACCCCTCGTGCAGGTGAGCGCCATAGCGGTAGTACACCCGTGCGGTGACGCCGGCCGCCGCCAGTGCGGCTGCGATCGCGTCGCGCCGGTCGCTCTTGATCGTATATTGCGCCCACGCCGATCGCGTCCCGTCGGGCCTGTGAGGCGCGGTAACGATATCCCCGAATCCGGCATCGTATGCGCGGGCCACACGTTCGCGAGCGTCCAGTTCATCGGGAAAGACGGCAAGCTTTGCCTGCAGGATCGCTGCCTGCATCGTGTCCAGACGGCCCGTCATTCCCTTGCGCTGCTGGCGTTCGTCGCCTTCCTGGCCATGAACCCTGATCGACCGGAACAGTGATGCCATGCTGTCGTCGTCGGTCAGGAGACAACCGCCATCGCCGTACGCGCCGAGCGGTTTGGTGGGAAAGAAGGACGTTGCCGTGATGGGCGCCAACGCACCGACCGCCCTGCCGCCGAGCGAACCGCCGACGCTCTGGGCAGCGTCGGCGATGACCGCCAGTCCATGAGCCTCGGCAATCGGCCCGATCGCCGGGTAGTCCGCCGGGATACCAAACAGGTCGACCGGCATGACCGCTTTCGGGCGAAGCCGTCCAGCTTCGGCCGTACGCTCGATCGCCCGCACCAGATCGTCCGGCGCCATCAGAAATCCGTCCGGGTCGACATCGACGAAAACGGGGGATGCGCCGGCGGAAACAACCGCACCCGCCGTCGCCGCGAATGTAAAGGACGGCACGAACACGGCGTCGCCGGCACCGATACCATGAGCCCAAAGGGCGATGACCAGAGCATCACGACCGCTGGACACGCCGACAGCGTGGCGGGCACCGCAGAATTCCGCGATCTCACGTTCGAAGCTTTCGACTTCGGGGCCCAGGATGAACCGGCCATGCGACAGCACGGCCGCGATCCGGCCGTCTATGTCGTTCTTGAGCCGCAGATACTGCGAAGCCAGATCGATCGGCGCGATCGGAGTGATCGTCGTGTCTGTCGTCACCATTATATGTCGTCCATCGATACCAGCCGGAGATGCGCGTGGAGACTTTCGCCGATGCGCAAGGCGGCTTCAAGTGCGTTTCGGCCGGCCATACCGTCGACGACAGCCGGGCCGCCCGACCGTATCGCGTCGACGAAGGATCTGATCTCCCGCTCCAGCGTGTCGCCGCGCTCGAAGGTTTCGTCCGATCGCTGAATGCCGGGGAAGCCGGGAAACGGCCCCTTCCCGCCCTTGGTCATATGGACCAGCTTCTGGTCCTGGAAGTCGACCAGGGTATAGCTTTCCGGCTGGAAAATCCGCATCGTACGTTCGGTTTTCGCACTGACCCGGCTGGCCGTGATATTGGCGACGCAACCATTGGCGAATTTCAGCCGGGTGTTGGCGATGTCTTCCTGCCTGGTGATCACCGGTGCCCCTACGGCGTCGACGGATTCGAGCGGTGACTGAACCAGCGCCAGCACGAGATCGATATCATGGATCATCAGATCGAGAATGACATTCACGTCGCTGATGCGCGGGTTGAACGGCGCAATGCGATAGGATTCGATATAGAGCGGCCGGACAAGCCGGCTGCTGATGGCACCGAAAGCCCCGGAAAAGCGTTCTATGTGCCCGACCTGAAGAAGGGCACCCGATCGTTCGGCCGCAGCGAGCATGGCATCGGCGTTCTCCAGCGTATCGGCAATCGGCTTTTCGACCAGAACATGGACGCCCCGTTCGAGAAACGCTGTCGCCACCTCGCGGTGGAGCGACGTCGGCACCGCAACGCTGACCAGATCGACACCGTCGATAATCGCCGCGATATCCGTTTCAGCACGGGTGGCGTGTTCTTCGGCGACGGTCCGGGCACGGCCAGCATCGTTATCGACGACGGCGACGAGATCGACGCCGTCCATCGCCGCGTATTTCGCGGCGTGATACCGACCGAAATGACCCACCCCAACGACAGCGGCCCGAAGTGTCTCAGACATTGATCATGACCCGCAGATGCCCATCCAACGACCAACCGGCAAGTGCCGGTTCACAGCCATGGTTGAAGCGTATCGCAGCGCCGGTGTCAAACGGGGCCTGATCGGGGCGGCCGGTCAGCGGCTTGCAATCTCTGTGAGGGGCTCTGTGACGGGCTGCCGGAAGAACGTGTCGATCTGACCCGCTTCGACCGGGCGGCAGTAATAGTATCCCTGGCAATAGGCAATTTCCAGGGTCTGCATCAGTTTGGCTTCTTCCGCGGATTCCACCCCCTCGACCACGACATCCATGCCGACCCGGTGAGCCAGCGAAACGATGCCGCGCAGCAGGGCTTCGGCACGCGGTTTGCCCTCGCGGATGTCAATCAGAAAGGCGCGATCGATCTTCAGCGTGTCGAATGGCAGGCTCGTCAACAACGACAACGACGAGTGCCCGGTGCCGAAGTCGTCGATGGCCAGCGATACGCCAACCTCGCGCAATGCCCGCACAGTGTCCGGCATCGTCGTGCCACCATCCATGACGAGCGATTCCGTAATCTCCAGCTTGACGTTTTCGGGCCGGACGCCGTGCCGACGGACGGCCGAACGGACATCACCGACCAATCCCGGATCGCTCAGTTGCCGGCGGGAAAGATTCACGGCAACAAACATATCGGGGAAATCCGGATTGCCCTGCCAGCGGCAAAGGTCCGACAACGCCCGATCAAGAACAAGCCGGCCCATATCGACGACGAGATTCGTCTCTTCAGCAAGCGCAACGAAGACCTCCGGCGACAACCTGCCGTGGCGGGGATGATCCCACCGAACCAGGGCTTCGACACCTTTCAGCGGAGCCGACCCGGTTCCCTGAATGCCGTTCTGGCCCCTGCCGTCCGATCCAACGATCGGCTGATAAACGACCTCCAGATCGCCGGCCGCTATGGCGCGGCGCAGATCGGCTTCGAGAACCAACAACTCTCCGTCGGCCATGAACGGCGCGGTTCGATCGCGCGTCCCGACGACCACCTGGCCGCGGCCGCTCGATTTCGCGACCGCCAGGGCCTGAGACGCCTCGCCCAGCAAATCGTCGGCACGATGCCCCCGGCGTGCGCTGACGACGCCAACACATACCGATGGATGGATGCGCACGCCATCGACCTCAAACGGGACGTCGAATAGTGCCGACAGCCGGACACCGAATTCATGCGCAGCGACATCCTCGTCGCTGGAACTTTCAATAGCCGGCCGCGCAAGGGCAAAGCCGAACAGGTCGCTGCCGAGTCTGGCGGCGATTGCCCCCAGCGCCGACGCCTCGGCTTCCAGTCTGACTCCGATATCCCGGAGCATGGCG
This region of Fodinicurvata sp. EGI_FJ10296 genomic DNA includes:
- a CDS encoding DegT/DnrJ/EryC1/StrS family aminotransferase, whose amino-acid sequence is MVTTDTTITPIAPIDLASQYLRLKNDIDGRIAAVLSHGRFILGPEVESFEREIAEFCGARHAVGVSSGRDALVIALWAHGIGAGDAVFVPSFTFAATAGAVVSAGASPVFVDVDPDGFLMAPDDLVRAIERTAEAGRLRPKAVMPVDLFGIPADYPAIGPIAEAHGLAVIADAAQSVGGSLGGRAVGALAPITATSFFPTKPLGAYGDGGCLLTDDDSMASLFRSIRVHGQEGDERQQRKGMTGRLDTMQAAILQAKLAVFPDELDARERVARAYDAGFGDIVTAPHRPDGTRSAWAQYTIKSDRRDAIAAALAAAGVTARVYYRYGAHLHEGFREYSDGPGSLPVTEGLAHRVLSLPMHPYLTDAEIDRVIAIVRQAAG
- a CDS encoding Gfo/Idh/MocA family oxidoreductase is translated as MSETLRAAVVGVGHFGRYHAAKYAAMDGVDLVAVVDNDAGRARTVAEEHATRAETDIAAIIDGVDLVSVAVPTSLHREVATAFLERGVHVLVEKPIADTLENADAMLAAAERSGALLQVGHIERFSGAFGAISSRLVRPLYIESYRIAPFNPRISDVNVILDLMIHDIDLVLALVQSPLESVDAVGAPVITRQEDIANTRLKFANGCVANITASRVSAKTERTMRIFQPESYTLVDFQDQKLVHMTKGGKGPFPGFPGIQRSDETFERGDTLEREIRSFVDAIRSGGPAVVDGMAGRNALEAALRIGESLHAHLRLVSMDDI
- a CDS encoding bifunctional diguanylate cyclase/phosphodiesterase — encoded protein: MLAGFSPTGWRIAVAALGGGVVAAGVVAVPLAAGQPIGPVAIAAAFMGVVLVAVMAGVLGRRYERRVTSAISRIRMPPVLTPAHVSTGARAAGRTLGRRRGNGEPGLGDVLVGSEDVDDIAEVVARLSSTLNGERESLLLATSGADDGLFDINLDSGRAVLSARAHDMLSYCVGVDEGLGLKAILRCMSAGDRPIFLRNLRRFLAPGGGVFEQEVELASYAQVAAADVAAPGWLRFRAAAFRSAHGRARRVAGAIQDISSQKRAEADRLRAVFTDPVTGMANRVRFLEQLDELARYSAGTRRSRGEGGGLWLATIDIDRFRRVNDALGQEAGDAMLRDIGVRLEAEASALGAIAARLGSDLFGFALARPAIESSSDEDVAAHEFGVRLSALFDVPFEVDGVRIHPSVCVGVVSARRGHRADDLLGEASQALAVAKSSGRGQVVVGTRDRTAPFMADGELLVLEADLRRAIAAGDLEVVYQPIVGSDGRGQNGIQGTGSAPLKGVEALVRWDHPRHGRLSPEVFVALAEETNLVVDMGRLVLDRALSDLCRWQGNPDFPDMFVAVNLSRRQLSDPGLVGDVRSAVRRHGVRPENVKLEITESLVMDGGTTMPDTVRALREVGVSLAIDDFGTGHSSLSLLTSLPFDTLKIDRAFLIDIREGKPRAEALLRGIVSLAHRVGMDVVVEGVESAEEAKLMQTLEIAYCQGYYYCRPVEAGQIDTFFRQPVTEPLTEIASR